A stretch of Myroides oncorhynchi DNA encodes these proteins:
- a CDS encoding SusC/RagA family TonB-linked outer membrane protein: MKKFRVCCYIAFLMSSGFLSAQENLPKTTTPLVTINIKQDAHLDTVLIELAAKVGGKVTYQNASLKDIPLIEWSAKSMSILDVLEFISMQTGLGLEYANNTIHVSNNQFNTQLEDITVVAIGYGDKKKQKITTAVAEVDKRLLEDRPSSNAISALQGSTPGLNIINSGGKADSDVNINIRGFTSINGGSPLVLIDGIEGNLNTLNPADIENISVLKDAGAAAVYGARGAFGVVLVTTKNPEVGKVKVNISSTVNSMTPTQNTNFLTDPYLSTKLVDDSFLAATGKTYTGYNDEDYEQLKLVSQNPSLARVEIQNRNGRDQYVHYGNTDWWDYFWKDKRYSYINDVSISGGSEKVKGYFSYRNYKEDGLLKVQEDLYKKDNVRAKFDIKINDWIDFSTNNQYFRSYDLAHGGSQYGWADQWSNFMLVHALPAYMPVNPDGNALWRTELNNYTVGDGLYAALLHGKSKKESRRDEFSTANTVHFHPIKDLDIYASYAYRKGTRGISERSTKVPYSIFPEQVDYFGVNKLNTNNRTEIYNAVNIYGNYKFSLNHHNFEVMGGFNQEDFRSESIIASVQNLISDDLNNVGLGSSNPEVTGSAYDWALRGYFYRLSYDYAGKYLVEFNGRYDATSRFPKDQRWGFFPSYSIGWNVANEPFFKDNISFWNQFKIRASYGELGNQNIGAYEYIPTLNKAIDNGYALDGAKLDYMTAPALNPRDITWERVETYDIGADLAFFQNKLKMSFDYFQRDINGMLTRGRTLPAVLGTGAPRENAANLRTKGFELSLTYSDSFKLADSDFNFSITGTLADSKTRITKFSNPKGILTDYYEGMELGEIWGYEVAGLFSSEEQIKNHADQSKVSSFIYSLGGLKPGDVMFVDRNGDGKVDNGLNTLDDHGDLKKIGNTTPRYLYSFTLRGEWKGIDFSAFFQGVGKQDWYPNEESRVFWGMYNRPYDSFIRQDLANDIWSQENPNGYYPRLVGYTALGANRQLGVNNDRYMQNIAYLRLKNLTIGYTLPQSFTKRANIEKVRIYMSGENLFTFTSLTDYIDPEAASNSFNFNSPGSARTRSSAQNYPFSKILSFGVQLNF, encoded by the coding sequence ATGAAAAAATTTCGGGTATGTTGTTATATAGCATTCCTTATGAGTTCAGGTTTTCTATCTGCACAAGAAAACCTACCAAAGACAACAACACCTTTGGTTACCATTAATATTAAGCAAGATGCTCATCTTGATACAGTATTAATTGAATTAGCAGCAAAAGTTGGTGGGAAAGTAACTTATCAAAATGCTTCTTTAAAGGATATCCCACTTATTGAGTGGAGTGCTAAGAGTATGAGTATTCTAGATGTTTTAGAGTTTATTTCTATGCAAACAGGTCTAGGTCTAGAATATGCTAATAATACTATCCATGTTAGCAATAATCAGTTTAATACCCAATTAGAGGATATTACTGTTGTAGCTATCGGATATGGTGATAAAAAGAAACAAAAAATCACTACAGCAGTAGCAGAGGTTGATAAGCGATTATTAGAGGATAGACCTAGCTCTAATGCGATATCAGCTTTACAAGGAAGTACTCCAGGATTGAACATTATTAACAGTGGAGGAAAAGCAGACTCAGATGTAAATATTAATATTCGTGGTTTTACCTCTATTAATGGTGGTAGTCCATTAGTACTAATCGATGGGATAGAAGGGAATTTAAACACGCTTAATCCTGCGGATATAGAGAATATTAGTGTTCTAAAAGATGCAGGAGCTGCAGCTGTGTATGGAGCAAGGGGAGCTTTTGGAGTGGTATTAGTGACTACTAAAAATCCTGAAGTAGGAAAGGTAAAGGTTAATATTAGTTCTACAGTGAATAGTATGACACCGACACAGAATACCAATTTCTTGACAGATCCTTATTTATCTACTAAGTTAGTTGACGACTCTTTTTTAGCTGCTACAGGTAAGACTTATACAGGGTATAATGATGAAGATTACGAACAGTTAAAATTAGTATCTCAGAATCCTTCTTTAGCTCGAGTTGAGATACAAAACAGAAATGGTAGAGATCAGTATGTTCATTATGGAAATACAGACTGGTGGGATTATTTTTGGAAAGATAAACGTTACTCATATATCAATGATGTAAGTATATCAGGAGGGTCTGAAAAAGTAAAAGGATATTTTTCATACAGAAATTATAAGGAAGACGGACTGTTAAAAGTACAAGAAGACCTTTATAAAAAAGATAATGTTAGAGCTAAGTTTGACATCAAGATTAATGACTGGATAGATTTTTCTACGAATAATCAATATTTTAGATCTTATGACTTGGCACATGGAGGAAGTCAATATGGATGGGCTGATCAATGGAGTAACTTCATGCTAGTGCATGCTTTACCTGCTTACATGCCTGTTAATCCAGACGGTAATGCATTATGGCGTACCGAATTAAATAACTATACTGTAGGAGATGGACTTTACGCTGCATTATTACATGGTAAGTCAAAAAAAGAATCTCGCAGAGATGAGTTCTCTACAGCTAATACTGTACATTTTCATCCTATTAAAGATTTAGATATTTATGCTAGTTACGCTTATCGAAAAGGAACAAGAGGTATAAGTGAACGTTCTACTAAAGTGCCTTATTCTATTTTTCCAGAGCAAGTTGACTATTTTGGTGTAAATAAATTAAATACTAATAATAGAACAGAGATTTATAATGCTGTGAATATTTATGGTAACTATAAATTCTCTTTAAATCATCACAATTTTGAAGTGATGGGAGGGTTTAACCAAGAAGATTTTAGAAGTGAAAGTATTATAGCAAGTGTACAGAATTTGATCTCAGATGATTTAAATAATGTGGGCTTAGGATCTTCTAATCCTGAAGTTACTGGTAGTGCTTATGATTGGGCTTTGAGAGGTTATTTCTACCGTTTGTCTTATGATTACGCAGGTAAGTATTTAGTAGAGTTTAATGGACGTTATGATGCAACCTCTAGATTCCCTAAAGACCAGAGATGGGGGTTCTTTCCGTCGTATTCGATAGGTTGGAATGTAGCGAATGAACCGTTCTTTAAAGATAATATTTCGTTCTGGAACCAGTTTAAGATTAGAGCTTCTTATGGAGAATTAGGAAATCAAAATATCGGTGCTTATGAATATATACCTACTTTAAATAAAGCCATTGACAATGGTTATGCATTAGATGGTGCTAAGTTAGATTATATGACTGCTCCAGCTCTTAATCCTCGTGATATTACTTGGGAGAGAGTAGAAACATATGATATAGGAGCTGACTTGGCATTCTTTCAAAATAAATTAAAAATGTCTTTCGACTATTTCCAAAGAGATATAAATGGAATGTTGACAAGAGGGCGTACACTTCCTGCTGTTCTTGGTACAGGAGCTCCTCGTGAGAACGCAGCTAACCTTAGAACAAAAGGATTTGAACTTAGCTTGACATACTCAGATTCGTTTAAGTTAGCAGATAGTGACTTTAACTTCTCAATTACAGGAACACTTGCTGACTCTAAAACACGTATTACTAAATTTTCTAATCCTAAAGGGATCTTAACAGATTACTACGAAGGAATGGAACTAGGCGAAATATGGGGATATGAAGTAGCAGGCTTATTCTCGAGTGAGGAACAGATTAAAAACCATGCAGATCAATCAAAAGTATCGTCATTTATATATTCGCTAGGAGGTTTAAAACCTGGGGATGTAATGTTTGTGGATAGAAACGGTGATGGTAAAGTAGATAATGGTTTAAATACCTTAGATGATCACGGAGATCTTAAAAAGATAGGGAATACTACACCTCGTTATCTATATAGTTTTACACTTAGAGGGGAGTGGAAAGGAATTGATTTTTCTGCATTCTTCCAAGGGGTAGGTAAACAAGATTGGTATCCTAATGAAGAGAGTAGAGTATTCTGGGGGATGTATAACCGACCTTATGATTCATTCATTCGTCAAGATTTAGCTAATGATATCTGGTCTCAAGAGAATCCAAATGGTTACTATCCACGTCTAGTAGGATATACAGCGTTAGGAGCTAATAGACAGTTAGGAGTTAATAATGATCGTTATATGCAGAATATAGCTTATTTGAGATTAAAGAATCTAACTATAGGATATACTTTACCTCAGTCTTTTACAAAGAGAGCTAATATAGAAAAAGTAAGAATCTATATGTCTGGTGAGAATCTATTCACATTCACTAGTTTGACTGATTATATCGATCCTGAAGCTGCAAGTAATAGTTTTAACTTTAATAGCCCAGGTTCTGCAAGAACTCGATCTAGTGCTCAAAACTATCCATTCTCTAAAATCCTTTCTTTTGGAGTACAATTAAACTTTTAA
- a CDS encoding RNA polymerase sigma factor, whose protein sequence is MTNKDRFVNNLYTTYWESLYIYANNLTQNTAQTEDIIQEVFIDLWKRFDTLHIENFKAYLYTAVKYKCLEYLRNRKFTSVELETAYEALSEFELLTVEEQEQFKLYLLEQVKSKAAEILPEKCLEIFQLRYYSQKSYSEIAQLLNLSENTVKNQLNKALSLLRANLSYSVEAFFFFLLFVK, encoded by the coding sequence ATGACTAATAAAGATAGATTCGTAAACAACTTGTATACGACTTATTGGGAGTCTCTGTATATCTATGCTAATAACTTAACTCAAAATACTGCGCAGACAGAAGATATCATTCAAGAAGTATTTATTGATCTTTGGAAGAGATTTGACACCTTACATATTGAGAATTTTAAAGCCTATCTTTATACAGCTGTTAAATATAAATGTCTAGAATATTTGCGCAATAGAAAATTTACTTCTGTAGAACTAGAGACTGCTTATGAGGCATTATCAGAATTTGAATTACTTACTGTAGAGGAACAAGAACAATTTAAACTTTACCTACTAGAACAAGTCAAATCAAAAGCTGCAGAAATATTACCAGAAAAATGTTTAGAAATTTTTCAGTTGAGATATTACAGTCAGAAGTCTTATTCTGAAATTGCTCAACTCCTAAACTTGTCAGAAAACACAGTTAAAAACCAATTAAACAAGGCATTATCCTTATTAAGAGCTAATCTTTCTTATTCTGTAGAAGCCTTTTTCTTCTTTCTTTTATTTGTTAAATAA
- a CDS encoding FecR family protein yields MENKIRNIIDQYLKKNSSDQENQFLTSWLERLQQTGTSTIADKETVENRLRNKIVASQKAHTRRMRFRRTATWVACITIPLLSGIFLWNQYSSSTNLYYAEKTTSITLDDNTIIILEPGTTLEINDEYNTSNRSVKLKGTALFRVAKNRDLPFLVKSDHLNTTVIGTTFTVSDKTSNDHKVRVIEGIVSVENPKDSSLRILHANDSLVWHNDKLAHNTLLAQTSYFDFNNIPLDKAINQLEEYYRIHINIDHRVNTQTILHGQYPKQELYAILRSICFLEDLTYKKQDKKVSIFKK; encoded by the coding sequence ATGGAAAACAAGATTAGAAATATTATAGATCAATATTTAAAGAAAAACTCATCTGATCAAGAAAATCAATTTTTAACTTCTTGGTTAGAAAGATTACAACAAACAGGTACTTCTACCATCGCAGACAAAGAAACTGTTGAAAACAGATTGCGCAATAAAATAGTAGCTAGTCAGAAAGCGCATACTCGACGCATGCGCTTTAGACGCACTGCTACCTGGGTTGCTTGTATTACAATACCTTTGTTAAGCGGTATCTTTTTATGGAATCAATATAGTTCTTCTACTAATCTATATTATGCAGAAAAGACCACGAGTATTACTTTAGATGACAACACTATTATTATACTAGAACCTGGTACTACATTAGAAATTAACGATGAATACAATACCTCTAATCGTTCAGTAAAACTAAAAGGTACTGCTTTATTTAGAGTAGCCAAAAACAGAGATCTTCCTTTCTTAGTCAAGTCTGATCATCTTAACACTACCGTTATAGGAACAACATTTACTGTGAGTGATAAGACTTCTAATGACCATAAAGTTCGCGTAATAGAAGGAATAGTATCAGTAGAAAATCCTAAAGATTCTTCGTTAAGAATATTACATGCTAACGATAGTTTGGTATGGCACAATGATAAACTAGCTCATAATACTTTACTCGCCCAGACTTCATACTTTGACTTTAATAATATCCCTTTAGATAAAGCAATCAATCAGTTGGAAGAATACTACCGTATCCATATCAACATTGATCATCGTGTTAACACCCAAACCATCTTACATGGACAATATCCAAAACAAGAGTTATATGCTATTCTGAGAAGTATCTGCTTCTTAGAAGATCTTACCTACAAAAAACAAGATAAAAAGGTCTCAATTTTTAAAAAATAA
- a CDS encoding SusC/RagA family TonB-linked outer membrane protein: MKNNYKKIKFPVIALACLMWSNVTLGQSPSQINLALPKGELTINELIKTIEKQTSIKIYYTDELPQSTKVNFNSKTLTLQQILSSLQAKVNLSYKLEDNLLSIKKGNSSIALSMLKGKVLDNNGLTLPGATIENVSNTQSTITDLDGKFDIKANPNDLIKVSFIGFQDQMVKASSMMNIKMIEEASNLDEIVVIGYGTAKKKDITGSVGQVSGDAIEQRNTTQLSQALQGQLSGVMVTRNSSKTGAKADIKVRGVTTIGNTDPLIVVDGVAQDDMDQVNTNDIEEISVLKDAAAASIYGARAAAGVILITTKRAKDNEFHFSYKSDYAFEKPTMMPKSVGYKRYMEMINEMSWNDAGTAPGGEYGIYSKQDIDNWYQNNLDNPNKYPITDWQDLLLKNSAAKERHSFSLSGGGERIKTRASVDYENIKAIYDVENYKRIMTRVNNNIKVNDFISGDIDLSYNTTQQTSPVNDPVWEAMRYAPVYATTWQDGRIAEGKSGSNAYASLYHGGTKRHYSDKIYGRVALNFTPIQDLKVSLVLAPQLAFDRRKNFTKKIEYYDAENPERFSGYINGHTNNTLVENRNESKILTKQVLATYTKDLKKHSINLLLGYEDNYSSIDNLGAKAMNMELPNFPYLDLAPVEYMTNSGDKTETAYQSLFSRLIYSFDNKYHLQANIRRDGSSRFHKDHRWGIFPSFSAGWTLSEENFMKNQNVISYLKLRGSWGTLGNERIGNYPYQSSINFSNTLFYKDNLIISALTAAQTQYAIQNITWETTESIDFGLDINFLRNRLSITADYYKKKTRDMLLELEIPAFMGFENPQQNAGNMHTEGWDLDINWRDQIGDLKYSIGANLSDSRTTMGDLGGRIVMSNGKIIRQGTSFNEWYGYVSDGIFQNKEQIDNSPKLSNAVKPGDIKYVDISGPDGVPDGIISPDYDRVPLGSSLPRYIFGGHINLDYRGIELGVAFQGVGKQKSLLTENQIRPFQSSWTNPMQEIDGQYWSPYNTVEQNLNAKYPRLSHVSAENNNYKMSDFWLINGAYFRIKNITLAYNFPKDLVNSVHLDKLKVFISLNDYFTFSNFPKGYDPESAYNAYIAKSFNFGVSVNF, translated from the coding sequence ATGAAAAACAACTACAAAAAAATTAAGTTTCCTGTAATAGCACTAGCTTGTCTGATGTGGTCAAATGTTACTCTAGGACAATCACCTTCTCAGATTAATTTAGCACTACCTAAAGGTGAATTAACGATCAATGAATTAATAAAAACAATAGAGAAACAAACTTCTATTAAGATTTACTATACTGATGAATTACCTCAGAGCACTAAAGTAAACTTTAATAGTAAAACGCTTACTCTACAACAAATACTAAGTTCATTACAAGCCAAAGTTAATCTATCTTATAAATTAGAAGACAATCTACTTTCTATAAAAAAAGGAAACTCTTCTATCGCTTTAAGTATGCTTAAAGGAAAAGTATTGGATAACAATGGACTTACGTTACCAGGGGCAACCATAGAAAACGTAAGCAATACACAGTCTACCATTACTGACTTAGATGGGAAATTTGATATCAAAGCAAATCCAAATGACTTAATAAAAGTCTCTTTTATTGGTTTTCAAGATCAAATGGTAAAGGCATCTTCTATGATGAATATCAAGATGATAGAAGAAGCGTCTAATCTAGATGAGATTGTAGTGATTGGTTATGGGACTGCTAAGAAGAAAGATATTACAGGTTCTGTTGGACAAGTTAGTGGAGATGCAATAGAACAGCGAAATACAACACAGCTTTCGCAGGCTCTTCAAGGACAACTATCAGGAGTAATGGTAACTCGTAACTCAAGTAAAACTGGTGCTAAAGCTGATATCAAAGTTCGCGGTGTGACTACTATAGGTAATACTGATCCATTAATCGTGGTAGACGGTGTGGCACAAGATGATATGGATCAAGTAAACACTAATGATATCGAAGAAATATCTGTTTTAAAAGATGCAGCAGCGGCTTCTATTTATGGAGCTAGAGCAGCTGCCGGGGTTATTTTAATTACAACTAAACGCGCTAAAGATAACGAATTTCACTTCTCTTATAAATCTGATTACGCCTTTGAAAAACCTACGATGATGCCTAAGTCTGTTGGTTATAAACGCTACATGGAGATGATCAATGAAATGTCTTGGAATGATGCAGGTACAGCTCCTGGAGGAGAATATGGTATCTATAGCAAACAAGATATAGACAATTGGTATCAGAATAACTTAGATAACCCTAATAAATACCCTATCACAGACTGGCAAGATCTATTGCTAAAAAATTCTGCTGCAAAAGAAAGACACTCTTTTTCTCTTTCTGGTGGTGGTGAACGCATTAAGACGCGTGCAAGCGTGGATTATGAGAATATCAAAGCAATCTATGATGTTGAGAATTACAAAAGGATTATGACTCGTGTAAATAACAATATCAAGGTTAATGATTTTATCTCTGGAGATATTGATTTATCGTATAATACAACCCAACAAACTTCCCCTGTTAACGACCCTGTATGGGAAGCAATGCGTTATGCTCCTGTATATGCTACTACTTGGCAAGATGGAAGAATCGCTGAGGGAAAATCAGGTTCTAATGCCTATGCTAGTTTATATCATGGAGGTACTAAAAGACATTACTCTGATAAAATATACGGAAGAGTAGCCTTGAACTTTACACCAATTCAAGATTTAAAAGTTTCATTAGTTTTAGCCCCACAACTAGCTTTTGATAGAAGAAAGAACTTTACAAAAAAAATAGAATATTATGATGCCGAGAACCCTGAGCGTTTCTCAGGCTATATAAATGGTCATACAAACAATACTTTAGTAGAGAATAGAAACGAAAGCAAAATACTGACAAAACAAGTACTTGCTACTTACACTAAAGATCTAAAAAAACATAGTATTAATCTATTATTAGGGTATGAAGATAATTATTCTTCTATAGATAATTTAGGTGCTAAAGCAATGAATATGGAATTGCCTAATTTTCCATATTTAGACCTAGCTCCCGTAGAATATATGACTAACTCTGGTGATAAAACGGAGACTGCTTATCAATCTCTTTTCTCTAGATTAATCTATTCATTTGACAACAAATATCATTTGCAAGCTAATATTCGTAGAGATGGTTCTTCGCGCTTTCACAAAGATCACAGATGGGGTATATTCCCTTCTTTTTCTGCAGGATGGACTTTATCAGAAGAAAACTTCATGAAAAACCAAAATGTAATAAGCTACTTAAAACTTAGAGGTTCTTGGGGTACTCTAGGAAATGAACGAATCGGAAACTATCCATATCAATCTTCAATCAATTTTTCTAATACCTTATTCTATAAAGACAACCTGATTATCTCTGCTCTAACTGCTGCTCAAACGCAATATGCTATCCAGAACATCACTTGGGAAACAACAGAATCAATTGATTTTGGTTTGGATATTAATTTCTTAAGAAATCGCCTTAGTATCACAGCTGATTACTATAAAAAGAAGACACGAGATATGCTGTTAGAGTTAGAGATTCCTGCTTTTATGGGATTTGAAAACCCACAACAAAACGCTGGTAACATGCACACTGAAGGATGGGACTTAGATATTAATTGGCGAGATCAGATTGGTGACCTAAAATACTCTATAGGAGCTAATCTATCAGACTCTAGAACAACTATGGGTGACTTAGGAGGACGCATAGTTATGTCTAACGGAAAAATCATAAGACAAGGGACTTCGTTTAATGAATGGTACGGATATGTTTCTGATGGTATTTTTCAAAATAAAGAACAAATAGATAATAGCCCTAAACTATCTAATGCTGTAAAACCAGGAGATATTAAATATGTAGATATAAGTGGACCTGATGGTGTTCCTGATGGAATCATATCACCAGATTACGATCGTGTACCTTTAGGCTCATCACTACCTCGTTACATATTTGGTGGACATATTAACCTTGATTACAGAGGAATCGAATTAGGAGTAGCTTTTCAGGGGGTTGGAAAACAAAAAAGCTTATTGACAGAGAACCAAATAAGACCTTTCCAATCTTCATGGACCAATCCAATGCAGGAGATAGATGGTCAATACTGGAGTCCATACAATACTGTAGAACAAAATCTAAATGCTAAATACCCTAGATTATCGCATGTAAGTGCGGAAAACAACAACTATAAAATGTCTGATTTCTGGTTAATTAATGGAGCTTATTTCCGTATTAAGAATATCACTTTAGCTTATAATTTTCCTAAAGATTTAGTAAACTCAGTGCATTTAGACAAGCTTAAAGTATTTATTTCTCTAAACGACTATTTTACATTCAGTAATTTTCCAAAGGGATATGATCCAGAATCAGCATATAATGCATACATCGCTAAATCATTCAACTTCGGGGTATCTGTTAACTTCTAA
- a CDS encoding RagB/SusD family nutrient uptake outer membrane protein — translation MKKILYILSLLIFTCSCADLDLNPPSSASSENWYSDKNEYELSINDFYREYLWDLETGWAGERLTDNWSQRQVMNEYAAGTINSEWGTSAALWKNTYKGIARANTILENLTQNRGNLSEVDRKQFEAEARAFRAIFYGRLLFFFGDVPFYTQTLTIDEAFKMGRTDKKIILQEVYNDFNFAINHLPTKYNGTQNSRLTKGAALAFKAKTALNLHDYEIARKAAEECIKLNGYTLHNNYGEFFLSKTKNSSETVFSIPRSAQHNSIFSVKNFYTRNAGGSSVAQPSWELFATYLCTDGKTIDQSPLFDPRNPFKNRDPRLKETIVEFGTDHLGYIYDPNPYSTNVLNTTTGKQVKNKDTRSVDTYASYNGLTLKKGVDTDWSDDSYSDADIVIMRYADVLLMYTEAKIELNQLDSEMLKAFNQVRTRAYNDSDITAPLLTISSQTEMRKYLRMERRVEFAWENKRIEDIMRWKHAEIALARPNYGMLDPDKLKKEVVDKGLWFWSETPTIDENGLPVFDRLLSKGKIKVLATRAFDKNKQYLWPIPSKEIIINSNLTQNPGY, via the coding sequence ATGAAAAAAATACTTTATATACTTAGCTTACTTATCTTTACATGCAGTTGTGCTGATTTAGATTTAAACCCTCCTTCTAGTGCTTCTTCAGAAAATTGGTATTCTGATAAAAATGAATACGAACTTTCTATTAATGATTTTTACAGAGAATACCTTTGGGATCTTGAAACAGGCTGGGCTGGTGAACGATTAACAGATAATTGGTCTCAAAGACAAGTAATGAATGAATATGCTGCTGGTACCATTAATAGTGAATGGGGTACAAGTGCAGCGCTGTGGAAAAATACTTATAAGGGAATCGCTAGAGCAAATACTATATTAGAAAACTTAACGCAAAATAGAGGTAATCTGTCAGAAGTAGATAGAAAACAGTTTGAAGCTGAAGCACGTGCCTTTAGAGCTATATTCTATGGTAGATTATTGTTCTTCTTTGGTGATGTTCCTTTTTATACTCAAACTCTTACGATAGATGAGGCTTTTAAGATGGGAAGAACTGATAAAAAAATCATCTTACAAGAAGTGTACAATGATTTTAACTTTGCAATCAATCACCTACCTACGAAGTACAATGGGACACAGAACTCACGATTGACAAAAGGAGCTGCATTAGCATTTAAAGCAAAAACAGCATTAAATCTTCACGATTATGAGATAGCACGTAAGGCTGCTGAAGAGTGTATAAAGCTAAATGGTTATACTCTGCATAATAATTACGGTGAATTCTTCCTTTCTAAAACTAAGAATTCTTCTGAAACTGTTTTTTCAATTCCACGTTCTGCTCAACATAATTCTATATTCTCAGTTAAGAATTTCTATACTAGAAATGCTGGTGGAAGCTCTGTAGCACAACCTTCTTGGGAATTATTTGCTACTTATCTATGCACGGATGGGAAAACAATAGATCAATCTCCTCTTTTTGATCCTCGAAACCCATTTAAAAACAGAGATCCTAGATTAAAAGAAACTATAGTAGAATTTGGTACTGATCACCTTGGATATATTTATGATCCTAACCCTTACTCTACTAATGTTCTTAACACTACAACAGGTAAGCAAGTAAAAAATAAAGACACAAGATCTGTAGATACCTATGCTTCTTATAATGGATTAACACTAAAAAAAGGAGTTGATACAGACTGGTCTGATGATTCTTATTCAGATGCTGACATTGTTATTATGAGATATGCTGATGTATTGCTAATGTATACAGAGGCAAAAATAGAACTAAACCAATTAGATAGCGAAATGCTTAAAGCGTTTAACCAAGTAAGAACACGCGCTTATAATGACTCTGATATTACTGCTCCATTACTTACTATCTCATCACAAACTGAAATGAGAAAATACCTTAGAATGGAAAGAAGAGTAGAGTTTGCTTGGGAAAATAAAAGAATTGAAGATATTATGCGTTGGAAACATGCCGAAATCGCCCTAGCTAGACCAAATTATGGTATGTTAGACCCTGACAAACTAAAAAAAGAAGTAGTTGATAAAGGACTGTGGTTCTGGTCTGAAACACCAACCATAGATGAAAATGGATTGCCTGTATTTGACAGATTACTTAGTAAAGGAAAAATAAAAGTATTAGCTACCAGGGCTTTTGATAAAAATAAGCAATACTTATGGCCTATTCCGTCAAAAGAAATTATTATTAATTCTAACCTTACCCAAAACCCTGGTTATTAA
- a CDS encoding metallophosphoesterase has translation MKCLYSFYFQIGVLFLLASPISFAQQYSTKVELDQPNSWSMILIPDIQNYSKYSQNQPILDLMNRWVEANIDKLNIKMVLCTGDLVEQDDVILPGLNGNLSSKQQWEFIDKSFAILDHKVPYILATGNHDYSIDSKGTRTTQYDKYFPITKNYLNQKHLVQHGLNEYNLPTLTNAMYEFKGINNRDYLIVNLEYAPRNTTLDWANEILRFKQYEQHQIILLTHAYLNRNDTRLEAENKWIIFEPYFKDKKERKSERILLPESNNGEQIWNKIVKDTKNMQLVLSGHISGEGYKVDKNNFEQEVHQMLFDMQSEGGGHQGNGGDGFIRILEFYDDNRTIKVKTFSPLFGISPKTAHLAHKKDDRNDYVITK, from the coding sequence ATGAAGTGTTTGTATAGTTTTTATTTCCAAATAGGGGTGCTTTTTTTATTAGCATCCCCTATTTCTTTTGCTCAGCAATACTCAACAAAAGTAGAATTAGACCAGCCGAACTCTTGGTCTATGATTTTAATTCCTGATATTCAAAACTATTCCAAGTATAGCCAAAATCAACCTATACTTGATCTTATGAATAGATGGGTAGAGGCTAATATAGATAAACTCAATATTAAAATGGTACTGTGCACTGGTGACCTAGTAGAACAGGATGATGTAATCCTTCCTGGCTTAAATGGCAATCTCTCTTCTAAACAACAATGGGAATTTATAGATAAATCCTTTGCTATCTTAGATCATAAGGTTCCTTATATTCTAGCAACGGGAAATCACGATTACTCCATAGACTCAAAAGGGACAAGAACAACTCAATATGACAAGTACTTCCCTATAACTAAAAACTACTTAAATCAAAAACATCTTGTACAACATGGACTAAACGAGTATAACTTACCTACTCTAACTAATGCCATGTATGAGTTTAAAGGAATAAATAACAGAGATTACCTCATTGTCAACTTAGAATATGCTCCGCGAAATACAACCCTGGATTGGGCAAATGAAATCCTAAGGTTCAAACAATATGAGCAGCATCAAATCATCTTATTGACACATGCATATCTAAATCGAAATGACACAAGATTAGAAGCAGAGAATAAATGGATAATCTTTGAGCCTTACTTTAAGGATAAAAAAGAAAGAAAATCAGAAAGAATATTACTCCCCGAATCTAATAATGGAGAACAGATTTGGAATAAAATAGTGAAAGACACAAAGAATATGCAATTAGTCCTATCTGGACATATTTCAGGAGAAGGATATAAAGTAGATAAAAACAACTTTGAACAAGAAGTACACCAGATGCTCTTTGATATGCAATCGGAAGGTGGTGGTCATCAAGGCAACGGAGGAGACGGCTTTATAAGAATATTAGAATTCTATGACGACAATAGAACGATTAAAGTTAAGACCTTCTCTCCTTTATTTGGTATCTCGCCAAAAACAGCTCATTTGGCTCATAAAAAAGACGATAGAAATGATTATGTTATCACTAAATAA